Below is a window of Populus alba chromosome 2, ASM523922v2, whole genome shotgun sequence DNA.
atttagaaaaaaaagatacaaaaataaataaataaataaataaaagcattgGAAAAGACGAAGAAGAGTACCAGAGAAAAGGAGTGACGCAACAATGTACACGTAGCCCTCAACTACCACACCAACAATGGAAGTAGGAAGGAATTTGATGCCCATATGATATTTTGCATCGGTGGGGTACTTCTTGACGGGAAGTATGGCAAAGGGCTTTTAAGATCTCAATGCTGATGCTCTTAGTTtcatatttgatatttaatgttgttttctattaggattttattttagtatttgtttgtttttgtatttactttaaattaatatatttttagtattttaaaattattttgatgtgctgatattaaaaataattttaaaaaaataaaaaatatattatttatatatattttaatacaaaaaattattcaaaaagttAATGCTGTTACACGGGAATTGTTTGAGTGCTGCAATCTTATGTTTGAATTCACTTGTTTCTCTATGCAATTATTTCCTTTggactttttaaaaaagaattgaccACTAAAGTGAATCGTGTTTCTAAAAGTCAAAAGGAGTAACATGTACTTAAaggaattaaattataataaacaagAACCTGGAAAGAAAAGGGGAATCATTGTACTTTTCTTAACTAGataaaaaccatgtttttttcccctttttttctttttaattttaatttatttttttaatattatatttattgaaacttaaattcatagttttttttaaatttatgttttataggttatcctaatctcataattataatttaaggtttaacaagttaagttatttttctttttttaattaattttttttaattttattattcaatattaaattgattgaaaactaGATTttgttctatttgttttttaaaggttaTCCTTATCTTATTACTAGAGTTACGAGTTTAGTAAGTTAACTTGTGttgtcttaaattattttttaattttatttttttaattttattttttcaacattgaaatattaattagaaaataaatttcttaatttattttaattggattGTTCTGATCTCATAATTTAAATCGCAAGTTTAACTTGTTAATCTAgaatgatttaagttttttattgatatttttaaaaattttagtatttaacaataaatttattaaaaatcaaacttcataaataaagaatatgtTATCATCCgcttacatatatatataaccaataGAAGCACAATAAGCTTCAACAGTAatcaatctaattttaatttaaaaatgcatttactCCAATTTAATAACTGCCCAATCCTCTTAACACTAATCGCGTCAAGATTTATGATATTGGATGCTCTTTTAGGAGATTATAGCAATGTGTTAATGTTTTGAAACgttttttaagattaacaaaATGTGAATTAGAATGTTAGAACAGTTGGTTTAGAAACATAGGTAATAAATAcatttaagataaattttattgtgGAGTCCACTCGTAATTTGAGTtagaattttgttaaaaattgttttctaacataaatcttttaaaatgaaatattaaaaaatttaaaattaatcttggattaataaaaaaaataattttataatttttaattgactttttttgaaaataaaaaaaacttcacttttacataaaaaaaaaatataaaattttctgataacttatataataaaaaactaaagaattaaaattaatcttataaaacatcataatttttagaGAGAAAAGGTCTTAAACCAAGAGCATATTTAGAATTGTGGTAACGGTTGCggtttaaaatactttttgtttaaaaatacattaaaataatattatttttttttgttttttaataattttttaaatcagtatatcaaaaaaatctgaatatatatatatatatatatataatatatatataatttaacaattttttttttaaatttaagagaacGTGATTTCAACCGCATTTCCAAACAGACTCCAAATAGATTTAAGTGATACGTGATTGCTTAACCTGTAtctagatttttaataaattaaccttTTGAtgtaagagaattttttttttcaatccagtAAAAGTAAATGTTCAAATTCAGTAAATTTATCCTATCaatttgttatgttttataCCTAAACAGTCTAAAGTcctaaacattttttatttaatagaaagcatcagaattaattttctttattcaaaattaattatgacaGTTCTTGTTTGGGCTAGGGCTATCATTAGCAATTGGAATAAACAAGCATATTTTGTCAATagaacattttattttcaaggaaaaatgaTTAAGTTCTTGacaagaatatttatattttttgtcagGATTTTTCAACAAGTATATCatatttactttattattatatttaaaaaattaaatttagcttAATACTTTATGTCATTAACTTTAATATGGATGCCAATAGCTGGAATTGATTTAGTTACAAGTTGttaattagataatttaaataatttaaattgaactAAACCTGCATGCAATTAgcataaatattcttaaatatattaaattgaactAAACAATTGTCGCAATTTAATACCAACATAGAACCATCTCTCCTATCTACTTCTAAGTTTTAAGGGAAGAAGGAAAGTCCGAAACCCAAATTGAGAATATTTTTGGCGAGGCAGGAGATTTGGTTCCTCGCCTTCCCCGCCCTCTACCGAACGGAAAGATATCAACAAATTGACAAGAAATTTATATTTCCTTAttgtgaaattatataaaaaaaaaatcctcgaTTTTAAATTCTGGGGAACAGCTTGCGTTTTCCTACATACATATGATTTTGGGTACAATCATGGAATAGCTGTTCAAATGTTCATAATCAAAATTAGGGACGATAGGCGAGGCAAAACACGATCACTGTCACTATGACATATATACTGCATAAGAAGTCCAATAATGGCAGAGAAGAACATGAtgaagggagagagagagagagagagagagagagagaggaacaggtacatttccaaacaaattGATACGACCTAATTAAGAGGTATTCGGAATtacatctcttttttcttcctttcgtCGACTGGCAAACCCTTCACAATGTCTCATAATCCAATATCTCTCTATTTCCTCAGCTTTGCGGCCTGGAATTCGACCTGCGATCAAAGCCCACCTGTAATAAATCATGAAGAAGAGAATTCCGATTAATCTCACAAAACGGAGAATATATAatactcttctttctttttctgtgaACACAAGCACCCAAAGCAGCAGCTAGCCAACATAAAAACTCTtttactttgtttcttttatgttCGTGTTTTGTAGTGCGATGATGATTcaattttaaaggattttttatttagaaacatgttaaaataattttttttattaaaccaagTTTCGTTTCTCGGTATCCATAAATAGAGTAAAACTTCATTTTGTAGTCCACTATagatgtttttactttttaacttATTCAGTGATACCACCATTGTTTATGATGAGGGAGAAAAAAATGTAAGCCTTGAATATACCTCCAAATCGAATCATTGTGAAAACCCTACAACACAACACATAAAGAAGGATGGTATGCATTTAGTATTGTTCCTCTTAATATAcaggtattttttaaattgtctttgaGAAATTCCTGAGGCATTATCTCACAGTGCTCGcccttaaaaaacaatttcctttcttttcgaatttgtttttttaatcttcagaGAAGTAGAAATGATAATTTTCAAATACTTTAATGGGAAGGACGGATCATCAAATGAGACCCATTTTTGGACCATGTTTACattatataaatagaaatttaaacTATGATCGGATCTGATCGGATCCATCACCCACGCCACACAGGGCCCATCGattaattgaagaagaagaagaactttCCGGTGTGCATTGCGAGAAAGAGAGGGTAAGCTTCTTGATATACACTCTTAAAAAGGATGCTTTACCTGTCTCCGACCAGCTTATACATTCTGTAAATgagatcttcttcttcttctgacaTGTTGATGAATTCCCATTCAATGCTGCTTACCTCTACCAAATCATCACACAGAAAGAGCTGTGAAGTAGCTAGAAAGAAAACGAGAAACTGTAAAGAGAAACTATTGGCCTCGCAAGAAAGGGGGAGACAGGGGAgaactcaaagaaaaaaaaaaaaagttaaacacgAAACGGACGTAAGAGGGATTTGAAACTCATTGGAAAGAGGAAGGAAAGAGGAAGGAAAGAGGAGGGAAAGAAACTCATTGGATTTGAAACaccataacaattataattaaagcGGAGGAAGCTCACCTTGATCAGAGCAATAAGTGGTGGTCTTGGCTCGCTTCTTGCGACGTCTATCCATTTTCTTTTCCCCTGAGCAGTTTCAGTGAGGAAAAAAATACAGGGAACGAGCTCAGACAGGGGGGGggttaattaataaagagaaagACAACCCAACCCCACAGAATTTTCGCGTGTGAAAATGAAAGAGCCGACAATGTATTGagtattaaatatatttgttttaaagaagtttaaatatttcttttagaatattaattttgcttttaaaataaaaataaaattaccaataAGCAAAAATAGTGGATAAGATACAATAAGAAACCCTGTAGTTAAATGAATCCAGCATGTTTTGAAAAGACCAATTTGTGCGAGGAAAGCGCGATGCTGTCCCTTTCATGAATGGTATAGTTGTCTTTTCAGCAAAAGGGGGGCCCGAAATACAGGAACTTGGACCCTCGGTAAATGCCCTCGACAACAATTCCATTTTATTGGCAGAGCCTGTGGTTTGTTGAACAAACCATGATGTTTGTTCATCTCCCTCTGTCCACGCAACACAAGAGCGCATTTACCCTGATgtatgtttggtagtgtgatttataatattttttaaaatataataaaaaaaatatttttttaatttttaatattaaaattatcagaattttcaaaaaattatcaatgctTTTTCaaagcaaatatatatttttttaaaaatctaaaaatacaagttaTTGTATTCCCATCAGCCAATCGATACTAAATTTAACATTTTCGACTTAGTTgggttgagtttttttaattaatcaacccTCTCTATCTCAGCTATTCCCTTGAtctttttctcattattttacatAACAAAATTTGCTTTTTGGTACGTTGTTGCATGTCATaattggaaaatacaactttCAACCTTATTGCTCTTTCAAAATGAATGGTACAAATTATGAAGAggagagaataaaaaagaaagggaaaaaaaataaagaaaaatttatcaGAAGCATATCAATgctctaattataaaattaacgatattataaaaaagatctcgataaaataaatataactaaTGTCATATACGGTGATCGAGATAAGCTACACTTGTTATCCAAAAATGATAAGTGACTCATTTGTTTTTAGTGGCTAGTGTGACCCATTCCGattacaattaattatttttcttgatattctttgattcatcttatctatgtttttttactaGTGTTGTAATTAGAGTTTTAATATgtcttcataatatattttttttttcctttttcttcacaaATTATAATGAGGAGAgattagagagaaaaaaaggattctgaaagcatatcaaagttttaattacaACATtactaatatcataaaaaaaaaccttgacaagataaatttattgataCTAAAAAGATTATTAGCAATTATTAGAATAAACTACACTTattatcaaatacaaaataagccacatttttctctctctttctctatcgGTGCGCGCCAGATCCCTCTAGGCTGCAACACAAGGAATGGTGGCAtactcaaggaaaaaaaaaaaaattattaaggtGTTTTTACTGTATTTGaagatgatttttaaattacatttgagttaagaacaaaaaatattaatttcatattttttcaaaaaaatttgaatgattttgatttttcaattcaaatagaATCTATATcatattatcaaacataaatttgAGTAGTTTACTGttggtttttaatattgttgGCTAGTTTTTCTTTCTGTAGTAATTTTCACCATAATAATCACAAATGACTTTTCAAAGTGACAAATTTACATCTTATGGTATTATTTGTACAGTGTTTAAATGTTTGTAAATGTTGAGCATGCAACATGTCCGACCATAAATTTAAGGCAAGTCTAACTTCCtcctattttattaaataaataaagcgctgctgaaaaaataaatattaaggcATATTTAAATTGCATTAGAGCAGGGaagtaaatcaaataaaatcacgAGAGTAGAGcgttttaattttatgatttggcACTGAAATGACAGTGAATGAACTACAATAAAATGATGCAATATACGCCAATGTGGAAGTAAAATCCATGAATTTTCCAATTCAAACTCTaagttgaaatttaaaattataaaagtaattattttttatttttattttaaccatGGCCAACAATCAACCTAATCTATGAATTGAGCATTGTTCCGGGTTAATCTCcaagtcaggttttaaaattatgataatattcattttcattctTATATTAACTCAGGTCAACTCTCATTACTCGTGACCCCGGCCTTGTCTCGGATCGACCAccaagttgagttttaaaaatattataaaaattatttttatttttacatgttctAGTTTGACACTTTttgaattgagattttttttataaggatatgttagaaataaaaaaaaataaaaattgtcctATGTTGAAGGTACAAAAATTCActccaaaattattttacagataaaattttttttatgtctctaTCTTTGaatattcaatcaaatatatttttatcttactatCTTCGCCCCTTCTATTCCAGAAAAGTAACCAAACGTTGTCTTAGTTTTGCAAACattttaaatcatcaatatCCAAGTGAATTAAACTTAGAGGTTCATtacttttttcaattgaatagaaaaaaaagtttttataaattttgattccaAACCTCGCAGTTatgatttttctcaaaaatcatACTaggtaataaattaaaatttactaatCTTTATATAGAATTATAATTCTCATGATTTAACCTTCCATGCTACATATTACAAGTCTTAAGCATACAAAAAGAATaggcattattattattattattattatataatagtCATGTATTAATTATTGTGTTGGTGACCAAGGTGGACCAtcaaacataataatataaacaataatataGACAAAAAATTAACGTGTTCATTCATCAATAAAGTGATTAACCTCTTTGACACTAGCTTCAATAATCATACCATTTCTTGGATTACTTTCTTGAGCtctatttatataatcattggTTGGGTAcattgtcttgtttttttttgtttttttttttttgataacgtgggtgtccgggccagcttacgcgtaccacaactaatcccacggcccactgaacatcctgcaagccctaatgagcaggtaaggcaccgcgaggGTGACAAGCATACCGCATAGGGAGGACCCAGTTGAGATGGGAAAGGAGCAAACTTTCTAGCCCCACTCCCACTGGGACTCGAACCTAGGTTCGAAGGAAGGAAAATTGCTCCTTAACCACTGAGCCACACACCCTGTTGGTGGGTACATTATCTTGTTACATACATGTGTAGTTGCATTAGTGTTAACCAACTACAATACAAGATTTTTAATCAGGCTaactttataaataacaataaacatgttcatttttaaaattttactagcAAGGTGATCAACTTCATTGATATTAACTTTAATAATTGTACCCTTTCTTGTATTAATTTATTGAGCTCTAATTTTGCAACCCTCGGATGGATTCCTTGTCTTGTTGCAAATAAAACAATTGCtattaagagcgtgtttggtagtgtggtagcggttgcttttcaaatagcttttcgtgccgaaaagcatgccaatgatgtttttttattttttaaaaatcatttttgacatcagcacatcaaaacgatccaaaaagtacaaaccgaactcaattttagcaacaaaaaaaaaatttcaaaatttgacgaaacgcagttacaaacacaatgccaaacactctctaaatgttttactttttaaagttttttatttagaaacttCACGgcttgttttataaaatttgctTTGAAAACTATATCAAAAAAGTTGGCTCTTCACTTAGATAGTTTATTGTCCTCTTTTACCCTTAGCCTCAATAGGAGCCCTTTAACTCACATTTTCTTGCTACCATGCTTaaagtaatttttgaatttttttttaagatgattataattttttaataattatagccATTTAAAAGTAGTCacttataaatatatctttagTATAGATATCACGCAAGGTGAGTTGAAACACTTGAACTTGACTCATAACAATCATTGAGTCaattatcttaaaatttaaaattttatcaattataaGCTTTTACATACTAGCAATGTACGTCaaccttgaattttttattcaaattttttcaaagtatatttgtttttttgattgaattataCACATCATCATTTTATGCATTATCCTATctaatcataatatatataattcttacatacaaaatcaaaatcactaTGATTCCATATATCCTAATCTACCATAACAATGAAATTATATTCATTACATGACAAATTTGAAGCTTTTTCTGTGATGAATTTTCTATTTGAGACCAAAATGACATTGTTTCACATTAAGTGAAATGATGCATTTTGTTAACGACACACAAGTTTTGaaaatccaaacaaaacaacatcattttgttCATGAATCTGCAGAATTTATAGGCAAAACAGGAACAGCCGACTCTCATGTGATCCTTGTACTTTAATTTATGATCTCAATTGATTCTCTTGATAGCATATAATGCAAGAAACCTAACCCACTTCAAATTTCAAGCCGAACACACAcgcacgcacacacacacactcacacacacacacgcacgcacACTCAATCAACATCTTTTCCGGTCCATAATTCAGCTTTTCCATTATTGTTAAAGCCAACCTTTTGCGGGCCGGGAACTGGACATCCAACTACAAAACAAGAGCACAGAAAGCAGCTTTGGTTATTGCAGGTTTTATATTCACGAATCCAAGTGACCCCTCAAGACAGAAGGACATCGATTTATCAGTGCTAAAAAAGGTATAATAACCTCTTTTACTCCCTCCCTTTCACACCCTCTCATGGCTACGTACTGCCTCTTCGTTAATCACATGCATGTTATGGGTCTTGGTGCTCGTTTCTCTTAACATGTAATGAAGGCAAGGCAGCCTcgtttcctctttttttttgttttttttatgcatataatCTGCTGCAAAAACAAGAAACCCGCCCTCTACCTTCTGTGTCGAGAAAAGCGAACCTTGCTCCCGGTTTCCTTCCTCTACGGAGAAAAGTGTGACCCGTGCTTGTCTGTTTGCGCGTCACCTTGTGCATTCCCTTTTTTAAGGTTGTAAAAGTCGCCATGGCAGGAGGTCGTATAAAGCTAaacctgtcatttttttttaccccttttcacacaacaaataaGCATGGGCTTGTGTTTTGGGGCTGTAATGATTACCGGGTTGGGCTCACACGGTAAATGTTAATAAGCTTGggctattttgtaaaaaaaactaaaaataacctcaattttatgTGAAGATACATTTTGTGTGCATTACGGACAAGTTAttcttaaaattcattttttatcatatttttatcgggataaaaaagcaatttttttctcttactttttttttttgcattcaataaaaatacttgttttactataaaaatctaaaataaaaaaagtaatcccTGACGTACTTATCATCTATACATGCATGCCAactcattgttattttaattttacttttttatggtATGTAGAGATAAGGTTATATTTTGGGTTTGAGGTTAATaggttttcatgattttttcaattcttaCAACAAACTATATTGATGGACGTCCATTAGTTTTTCCATCCATGTCtacatataaaacatattttaatttatgatgtgATCGTAGATATgtttctaaaactatttttaaaaaatatttctatacCTAGGTTGATAcctaaattagtttaaaaatacattttgttCTCGAATAAAAATTAACgcatataacatatatacactTAATCGAGGTGGATGACTATTAATTTGTATCCTATATTACATATATAACATATTGATTAAACACCGTAATTATATTTTCTCAAATCTAGCAGcttaataattattgtttatcTAATGTAGGTAGGGTCATATGCCGGGGAAATCTAtattatatcaatataaaagatgaaattattggGAGAATTGATGCTAATTATAATGTCTTTATAATACGAAAAAGTCATTATATTTGAAGTGTTATTTGCCCTAGTTACTAACTATTTACTATTATGTTTAAGACAAATACATTTGCATATTAGATACACTAAATCTAAGAGATTTGGATAACAAAACTAACCaatcttttaaaaacattagaaaaacttatttaatctaatatgaagagaaaaattaaaaaagaaagttataTTTAAACAATCAAATCATTCTTGGATTTATAAGCTTGTTTGATAGTGTGTtcttgattactttttaaataattttttcgtgctaaaacatatattaatgatatttttttattttttaaaaattatttttaatattagcatattaaaataatttaaaaatattaaaaatatatattaataaaaattaataaaaaataaaaaattaaatatttttaaaacataaaaccaaaATATCTTCTGGAGAAGATGTGAATGACCAATATCTAATATTCTATCGTTATATGCCTGGAAAGTGCattgatttcttaaaaattCACGGCTTAGTTAGGTGAGGCTGGTGACATAGGGGCGCCTATCAATTTGGATGCGTTTTGTTTTTCCTACCAAAACATTGAAtcgaataatttaataaatataatatttattaaatattataattttaagatttataaattatcttgttattaaaaataatatatcatttttaaaagtgacaaaataaaaatatattattttataaaaaacaaattaaaatg
It encodes the following:
- the LOC118057701 gene encoding transcription factor CPC isoform X1 → MDRRRKKRAKTTTYCSDQATSQLFLCDDLVEVSSIEWEFINMSEEEEDLIYRMYKLVGDRWALIAGRIPGRKAEEIERYWIMRHCEGFASRRKEEKRDVIPNTS
- the LOC118057701 gene encoding transcription factor TRY isoform X2 — protein: MDRRRKKRAKTTTYCSDQEVSSIEWEFINMSEEEEDLIYRMYKLVGDRWALIAGRIPGRKAEEIERYWIMRHCEGFASRRKEEKRDVIPNTS